CGGTGCCCCACGTCGAGCACGCGGGCGACGAGCTGAGCGCGGACGGCCCGGCGTACGAGGTGATGTACCTCCTCGACACCGGCGACGACCTGGCCCCGCGGCTGCGCGAGCGCCTCGGCGAGCTCGGCGACTCGGTCGTCGTGGTCGGGCGCGACGGGCTGTGGAACGTGCACGTCCACACCGACGACGTCGGCGCCACGATCGAGGCCGGGATGGAGATCGGGCGTCCGCACCGGATCCGGGTCACCCACTTCGCCGAGCAGATCGCCGCCCAGACCGAGCCCCACCAGGAGCACCCGGCCCCGCTCGTCGGTCGGCGGGTGGTCGCGGTCGCGGCGGGCCCGGGCCTGGCGAAGCTCTTCGAGGAGGCGGGCGCGGAGGTGGTCCGCGGTGGACCCGGACGGCGTCCCTCGACCGGCGAGCTGCTCGAGGCGATCACGGCCTGCGGCGCCCGTGAGGTCGTCGTCCTGCCCAACGACGAGCCGACCATCCGCGCGGCCCTGGCCGCCGCGAGCACCGCCGAGGCCGACCACGGCGCCCACGGCCTGCGGGTCGCGGTGATCCCGACCCACACGCAGGTGCAGGGTCTCGCCGCGGTGGCGGTGCACGAGCCGGGCCGCGCCTTCGACCAGGACGTCACCGAGATGACCGCGACCGCCCGTCACGTGCGCCACGGCGCGGTGACCATCGCCGCCCGCCAGGCGATGACGATGGCCGGACCCTGCGAGCCCGGCGACGCGCTCGGCGTCATCGCCGGCGACTTCGCCGTGGTCGGCGACGAGCTCGGCGCGGTCGCGCTCATCGTCCTGGCCCACCTGCTGGCCGCCGGCGGCGAGCTGGTCACGATCGTCAGCGGCGTCGACGGCGAGGGCCTGGCCGAGCGCGCGACCGCCTGGGTCGAGGAGTTCCACCCCCATGTCGACGTCGTGGTGTACGACGGTGGCCAGGAGCGCTACCCGCTCCTGATGTCCGTCGAATGAGAGAGCAGCATCCGTGGCGATCACCCTCGACTCCCCGCTGACCGCCGTCCTCGGCGCGGCGACACCGGCCAAGCGCAAGCGGTTCGCCGAAGGACTCGGCCTGCAGACGGTCGGCGACCTGATGCGCCACTTCCCGCGGCGCTACCTCGAGACCGGGTCGCTGACCCGGATCGACAACCTGCGGATCGGCCAGCTGCTCTGCGTCGTCGGCGAGATCGCCGAGTGCGAGATCAAGAACTACCGCGACCGCCGCACCGGCCGCACGGCGTACCGCGTCGAGGCGGTGCTGCGCACCGGCGGCCCGCCCCTGAAGATGACCTTCTTCGCCAAGAACCAGGGCACCGCCGGCTGGCAGGCGCGCCGCGTCGCCGTCGGCAACCGCGGCGTCTTCCTCGGCAAGGCCGACCGGTTCCGCGACCAGTGGCAGCTGGTCAACCCGGCGATGACGATCTTCGGGATGGGCGACGAGGCCGAGGGGGAGGGCGACGGCGTCGAGGACGTGCTCGACTTCGGTCCGCTGTTCCCGATCTACCCGCTCACCAAGGGCGTCGAGACCTGGGACATCGCCCGCGCCGTCACCTTCGCCCGCCAGGTGCTCGAACCCGTGGCCGAGCTGCTGCCCGACGCCCTGCGCGAGGAGTACGACGTCCTCGGGATCCAGCAGGCCTACGACTGGGTGCACCAGCCCGACGACAGGGACCAGGTCGCGCAGGCACACCACCGGTTCCGGTTCGAGGAGGCGCTGGTCACCCAGCTGGTCCTCGGACGACGTCGGCGGGCTCGTCGGGCCGAGGGCGCGACCGCGCGGACCGGGGGAGTGAGCGAGGTCCTCGCGGCCTTCGACGCCCGGCTGCCGTTCGAGCTCACCGCCGGCCAGGCGTCGGTGGGCAAGGAGATCGAGCACGACCTGGCCCAGCCGCACCCGATGAACCGGCTGCTCCAAGGTGAGGTCGGCTCCGGCAAGACCCTGGTCGCGCTGCGGGCGATGCTCCGCGTCGTCGACTCCGGCGGCCAGGCCGCACTGCTCGCGCCGACCGAGGTGCTCGCCCAGCAGCACTACCGCTCCATCGCCGCGATGCTCGGCGACCTCGGGGAGGGCGGCACCATCTTCGGCTCGGGGGAGGGCACTCGCGTCGAGCTGCTCACCGGCTCGATGACCAAGACCCAGCGCACCGGCCCGCTGTCCCGGATCGCCAGTGGCGAGGCGGGCATCGTGATCGGCACCCATGCCCTGCTCCAGGACCAGGTGATGTTCGCCGACCTCGGTCTGGTCGTGGTCGACGAGCAGCACCGCTTCGGCGTCGAGCAGCGCGCCGCGCTCACCGACAAGGCCGCTGCGCCGCCGCACCTGCTCGTGATGACCGCGACGCCCATCCCGCGCACCGTCGCGATGACGGTCTTCGGCGACCTCGAGACCTCGACGTTGACCGAGCTGCCCGCCGGCCGGGCCCCGATCCAGACCAATGTCGTCCCGCTCGCCGAGCAGCCGGGCTGGATCGGCCGGGTGTGGGAGCGGGTGCGCGAGGAGGTGGGCAAGGGGCACCAGGTCTACGTCGTGTGCCCCCGCATCGCCGGCGACGAGCACGAGGCCGGCCAGGTCGACGCGGTCGACGTCCGTGATGAGGACGCGCCGGTCGAGGAGGCCCCGCGCCCTCCCGCCGCGGCCGTCGAGGAGGTGGTGGGCCGGCTCGCCCAGGGGCCACTGTCCGGCATCCGGGTGACCGGGCTGCACGGCCGGCTCCCCGCCGACGAGAAGGACGCCACCATGCGCGCCTTCGCCGCCGGTGAGGTCGACGTCCTGGTCTCCACGACCGTGATCGAGGTCGGCGTCGACGTCGCCAACGCGACCACGATGGTGATCCTCGACGCCGACCGGTTCGGCATCTCCCAGCTCCACCAGCTGCGCGGCCGGGTCGGCCGTGGCGGCCTGCCGGGACTGTGCCTCCTGGTCAGCCACACCGAGGCCGGCTCGCCGTCGCGCGAGCGGCTGGAGGCGGTCGCGTCCACCACCGACGGCTTCGTGCTCAGCCGCATCGACCTCGAGATGCGGCGCGAGGGCGACGTCCTCGGCGCCTCCCAGGCCGGTGGTCGCTCCAGCCTGGAGAACCTGCGCGTGCTGCGCGACGAGGACACCATCGTCACGGCCCGCCAGGCCGCCGAGGGGCTGCTCGACACCGACGTGGAGCTGGGCCAGGCGCCGGACCTCGCGGCCGCCGTCCGTGACCTCGAGCAGTCCCAGCTCGCCGAGTTCGTCGACAAGTCCTGAGGAAGGCCGATGACCCGCATCATCGCCGGCCGCGCCGGCGGCCGCCGGCTGCAGACCCCCAAGGGCGACCAGACCCGCCCCACCAGCGACCGGGTGCGCGAGGCGCTGTTCTCCGCGATCGAGGCCTGGGCCGGCTCGCTCCACGACCTGCGCTTCCTGGACCTGTACGCCGGCTCCGGCGCGATCGGCCTCGAGGCCTGGTCCCGCGGCGCCGCGGCCGTGACCCTCGTCGAGGCCGATCGCCGCACGGCTGACCTGATCCGCGCCAACGCCCGCAGCATCGGGTGCGACGTCGCCGAGGTGGTGGCCCGCTCGGTGGCCACCGTGCTCGCCGAGCCGGCCCGGGCGTCGTACGACCTGGTGTTCAGCGACCCGCCCTACCCGCTGTCCGACGAGGCGGTCGCCACCGACCTCGCGCTCCTCGCCGAGCACGGCTGGCTCGCCGAGGGCGCCTTGGTGGTCGCCGAGCGCTCGCGCCGCAGCCCGGAGCCGGTGTGGCCCACCGGACTGCAGCCGCTGCCCGGCAAGCGCCGCCTCAAGAAGTACGGCGAGACGAACCTCTGGCTCGCCGAGGCCGGCCCGGCCGATAGCCTCGCCCCATGACCCGCGCGGTGTGCCCCGGCTCCTTCGACCCGGTCACGTACGGCCATCTCGACATCTTCCGTCGTACCGCCGGACTCTTCGACGAGCTCGTCGTCGCGACCGGCACCAACATCTCCAAGTCGCGACTCTTCGACCCCGACGAGCGCCTGGAGATGCTGCGCGAGGCGTGTGCGGACCTGCCGAACGTGACGGTGATGGGCTTCACCGGCCTGATCGTCGACTTCTGCCGCGAGATCGACGCCCACGCCATCGTCAAGGGCCTGCGCGGCGGCAACGACTACGAGTACGAACTGCCGATGGCGCAGATGAACGCTCACCTCACCGGCATCGAGACCATCTTCGTGCCGACGACCGCGAGCCTGGGCTACGTGTCGTCCAGCCTGGTCAAGGAGGTCGCCTCCCTGGGTGGCGACGTGTCCGAGTTCGTGACCCCCGCGGTGCACGAGCGACTGACCGCGAAGCTCGCCGCACGTCAGGCCTGATTTGGCCGCCTTCGGCCTGCACCACTAACATCGACCTGATCTGTTGTGCCCGGACCTGGAAGTGAACCCCTGAACACCCTGGACCCGAGAGCGCCGCTCGTGCTCGACACTCGCGAGCTCGGCCGCCGCCCGGGGTCCCAGCGTCAGGTGTCGCGGACAGTTCCGGCACCAGCAGATCTGGGCATCGAAGTCCTCTCCGTCCCCGAGGGCGCGCCGGTCGAGCTCGACCTGCGCCTGGAGGCGGTCATGGAAGGCGTGCTCGTCACCGGGACGGCCTCGGCCGTGCTGGAGGGTGAGTGCGTGCGGTGCCTGGAGCCGATCCACGACGAGTTCGAGGTGCGGTTCCAGGAGCTGTTCGTCTACGACGACATCCGTGACTCCGAGGGAGCAGAAGAGGACGACGAGGTCAGCATGCTCCAGGACGACCTGCTCGACCTGGAGACCGTGCTGCGGGACGCGGTGGTGCTCGCACTGCCGTTCCAGCCCTTGTGCCAGGACGACTGTCCCGGGTTGTGCCCCGAGTGCGGGGTGCGACTCATCGACGAGCCGGACCACACGCACGAGGCTGCGATCGACCCGCGGTGGGCGGCGCTGACCGAGCTCAAGCAAGACCCAACGGACTGAAGAGGCGCTCGCCCCGAGCGCACCCGAACCAAGGAGAAGACAGTGGCTGTTCCGAAGCGGAAGATGTCGCGCAGCAACACGCGGCACCGTCGCTCGCAGTGGAAGGCTGTCGCCCCGTCGCTGGTGACCTGCGCCAACCCGGCCTGCGGCGCCAAGCACCTCCCGCACCGTGCCTGCGGCACCTGCGGCCAGTACGGCGCGCGCGCCGACCGTCGCCAGGTCCTCTGACCCGCCCGGTCGATCCAGGCCAGTCGAGTCAGGCCAGCGGCATCACCAACTACGTCGAGCTGCGTCGAGCGCTCGGGGATCCGACTCTGGACCCCGAGCTGCTCGAGCGCGCGATGACGCATCGCTCCTTCGCCTACGAGAACGGTGGTCTTCCGACCAACGAGAGGCTGGAGTTCCTCGGCGACTCGGTGCTCGGCGTCGTGGTGACCGAGACTCTCTACCTGGCGCACCCGGACCTCTCCGAGGGCCGGCTCGCCAAGCTGCGCGCGGCCGTCGTCAACGCCCGCGCGCTCGCCGGCGTCGCCCGTGACATCGGGCTCGGCGCCCACATCAAGCTGGGACGCGGCGAGGAGGCGACCGGCGGTCGCGACAAGGCCTCGATCCTGTCCGACACGGTCGAGGCCGTCATCGGCGCGATCCACCTCAGCGGCGGCATCGACGTGTCCGCGACCGTCGTCCACCTGCTGTTCGACCCGCTCATCGAGGCTGCGTCCGCGCTCGGGGCCGGTCTCGACTGGAAGACCTCGCTGCAGGAGCTGGCGGCCGACCAGTCGCTCGGCGTGCCCGAGTACGTCATCGAGGACGACGGCCCCGACCACATGAAGACCTTCACCGCGCAGGTCCGGGTCGGCGACAAGCTCTACGGCAACGGCACCGGCCGCTCCAAGAAGGAGGCCGAGCAGGGCGCCGCCGAGACGGCGTACGGCGAGATCTCCGCCTCCCTCGGTCTCGACGCCGACGGCCGTCCGATCACCTCCGGCAGCTGACCGCGGCGGATCCAGCCCGATGCCCGAGCTCCCCGAGGTCGAGGTCGTCCGCGCCGGCCTCGAGCGTCACGTCACCGGCGCCACCATCGCCGCGGTCGACGTCCTCCACGACCGCCCGGTACGCCGCCACCCGACCGGCGCGTCCGGCTTCGCCGCCGCGCTGACCGGCCGCCGGATCGAGGGCGCTCGCCGCCGCGGCAAGTACCTCTGGCTCCCGCTCGACGACGGCAACGCGATCCTCGGCCACCTCGGCATGAGCGGCCAGATGCTGGTCCAGCCCGTCGACGCCCCCGCCGAGCGGCACCTCCGGGTGCGCTTCGCCCTCACCGGCACCGACCACGGCCGCGAGCTGCGCTTCGTCGACCAGCGCATGTTCGGCGGCCTGTCGGTCTCGCTCGACGGCGCCGACCTGCCGCCCGAGATCGCCCACATCGCCCGCGACCCCCTCGACCCGGAGTTCGACGACGACCTGTTCGTCGCCCGGCTGCGCAAGCGCACCTCCGGCGTCAAGCGGCTGCTGCTCGACCAGGGCCTGATCTCCGGCGTCGGCAACATCTATGCCGACGAGTCCCTGTGGCGCGCCCGCCTGCACGGCGAGCGTCCCGGTGACCGGCTCAGCCGCGCGAAGGCCGTCGAGCTGCTCGGCCACGCCCGCGACGTGATGAACGCGGCGCTGGCCCAGGGCGGCACGTCCTTCGACGCGCTCTACGTCAACGTCAACGGCGAGTCGGGCTACTTCGACCGCTCGCTGCACGCCTACGGCCGCGAGGGCGAGCCCTGCGACCGGTGCGGTACGGCGATCCGCCGGGTCGCGTTCATGAACCGGTCGTCGTACTACTGCCCGCGCTGCCAGTCGGCTCCCCGCTCGGCGAGGTCGAGGGCGTAGGCGTAGGCGTCGACGGCGGCGGGGTCTTCGGGATCCGCGGCACCCGCACCGTGATCCACCGCTGGACGGCGGTGTGGCTGGAGGTGCGCAGCACCCTGACCTGGACGCGCACCCGGCCGGTGAGCTCCGACAGGTCGTAGCTGGCATTGCCCTGGTCGTCGAGGCGCCGGATCCCGATCCGCACCAGGCGGCCGTCGGCTGTGCGCCGGCTGATCGTGATCGCGTCGCCGGTCCCGGCGCCGACGGCGTGGGCGTCGACGACCGAGCCGGTCGAGGTGAGGGTGAGGATCGGCTGCACCCCGATCCGGCGCTTGCGGGAGAGCAGCACGCGGTCCGGCTCGCCGTCGTCGTCGGAGTCGACCTCGACCCGGAACCGGAAGGTGGTGGTCTCGACGAGGGGACCGGTCGCGAAGATCGCGGTGCCCTCCTGGCCGGTCACGGCGGAGCCGGCGCGGGTCCAGCCGCCGCCGGCGTGGCGCTCGAGCAGGGTGACCTCGGCGCCCTCGACCAGGTCGCCGTCGTCGCGCACCAGACCGGTCACGGTGGCGCGCCCGCCGGTGACGACCCGGCGCACCGACGTCGTCGCGCCCACGCTGGTGGCGGTGACCGGGGGAGTGGGGGTGCCGGTGGTGGGGTCGTCGGTGCCGGGGCTGGTCGGACCGGTCGAGCCGGTCGCCGAGGGGGAGCCGGACCCCGAGGGGGACCCGGTCGCCGTCGTACCGGTGGCGTCGGTGGTGGCGCTGCCGGTCGTGCCGACGGAGGCGTCGCCGCCGGCCGAGGAGCGCTCGCCCGGGCGAGCGGACCGCGAGGCGTCGGGGGTACGGCGATCCTCGGGCCGCTCGCTCTCCGATGCGCTCGGCGTGGGCGTGGGAGTGGCCCGGGGAGCGCGGGTCGTCGGCGTCAGCGGTCGCGCCGGCGGGACGCCGACCCCGCCGAAGGCGTCATGGGCGATGGCCTGCACCGAGTGGGGCAGGTGCTGGGTGTAGGCGGCCGCGGCCATCCCACCGGTGAGGGTGACGGTCGCGAGCAGGGCGGCGCCGCCGACGCCGATCCGCCCGACGATCCGTCCGCCGCGGCCGAGTCCGCCGAGTCCACCGGGCCCACCGTGGCCGCTGGTCGCGACCGGCGGACGTGCCGCACTGAAGGCGGCGACGAAGCGGGCCTCGTCGGCCAGCTCCTCCGGCGTGCCGGGGGCGCGCAGCGCCCGCACCAGGGCGGAGTCCTCGAACTCCTCCAGGCCGTCGTGCTCCGTGCTCATCTGCTCACCCCCCTCGTGGTTCGGCCTTCGTGTGTGCGGGCCAGCTTCTTCAGTGCGCGGTGGACGTTGACCGCCACCGTGCCGGGCTTCTTGTCGACGATCGCCGCGACCTCGGCCACCGAGAGCCCGGCCACCACCCGGAGCATCACCATCTCGGCCTGGTGAGGCGGCAGGGTGGCCACCAGGCGGACGGCCGCCTCGGTGTCGACCCGCTCGAGGGCGGCCGCCTCGGCGCTGGGCGCCGTACCGATGTCGATCACGTCGGCAGTCGGCGTGCTCGGTCGCGCGGCGCGGGCCCTCCCGGCGTCGATCGCCCGGTGTCGTCCCAGGGTGAAGATCCAGGCGCGGA
The genomic region above belongs to Nocardioides sp. QY071 and contains:
- the mutM gene encoding bifunctional DNA-formamidopyrimidine glycosylase/DNA-(apurinic or apyrimidinic site) lyase yields the protein MPELPEVEVVRAGLERHVTGATIAAVDVLHDRPVRRHPTGASGFAAALTGRRIEGARRRGKYLWLPLDDGNAILGHLGMSGQMLVQPVDAPAERHLRVRFALTGTDHGRELRFVDQRMFGGLSVSLDGADLPPEIAHIARDPLDPEFDDDLFVARLRKRTSGVKRLLLDQGLISGVGNIYADESLWRARLHGERPGDRLSRAKAVELLGHARDVMNAALAQGGTSFDALYVNVNGESGYFDRSLHAYGREGEPCDRCGTAIRRVAFMNRSSYYCPRCQSAPRSARSRA
- the coaD gene encoding pantetheine-phosphate adenylyltransferase, with amino-acid sequence MTRAVCPGSFDPVTYGHLDIFRRTAGLFDELVVATGTNISKSRLFDPDERLEMLREACADLPNVTVMGFTGLIVDFCREIDAHAIVKGLRGGNDYEYELPMAQMNAHLTGIETIFVPTTASLGYVSSSLVKEVASLGGDVSEFVTPAVHERLTAKLAARQA
- a CDS encoding DUF177 domain-containing protein, coding for MLDTRELGRRPGSQRQVSRTVPAPADLGIEVLSVPEGAPVELDLRLEAVMEGVLVTGTASAVLEGECVRCLEPIHDEFEVRFQELFVYDDIRDSEGAEEDDEVSMLQDDLLDLETVLRDAVVLALPFQPLCQDDCPGLCPECGVRLIDEPDHTHEAAIDPRWAALTELKQDPTD
- a CDS encoding DAK2 domain-containing protein — translated: MDERTAPGEGRSGIALSSVVRFVDIAVDALAVAREEVDALNVYPVPDGDTGTNMYLTVVAARDAIRTALGEHADHPDDATDADGPLAALARGALLGARGNSGVILSEMLGAAARRIAAADPGERNAVVMSEALQEASTASYAAVGEPVEGTMLTVMRAAADAGTTAATDPGARSSDVLTAAAAAAREALGHTPEQLDVLAQAGVVDAGGRGVSVILDAAETVLTGRRPIAVTAPLGSHVIPVPHVEHAGDELSADGPAYEVMYLLDTGDDLAPRLRERLGELGDSVVVVGRDGLWNVHVHTDDVGATIEAGMEIGRPHRIRVTHFAEQIAAQTEPHQEHPAPLVGRRVVAVAAGPGLAKLFEEAGAEVVRGGPGRRPSTGELLEAITACGAREVVVLPNDEPTIRAALAAASTAEADHGAHGLRVAVIPTHTQVQGLAAVAVHEPGRAFDQDVTEMTATARHVRHGAVTIAARQAMTMAGPCEPGDALGVIAGDFAVVGDELGAVALIVLAHLLAAGGELVTIVSGVDGEGLAERATAWVEEFHPHVDVVVYDGGQERYPLLMSVE
- a CDS encoding sigma-70 family RNA polymerase sigma factor, with the translated sequence MGELGDFPAPAAVRALTIERGGVLIPPASRAPDPLGEPLARALDGDQDAFGEVWRLVHPALLRYLRVRERDSAEDIAAETWLHVVRDLHRFTGGPAEFRAWIFTLGRHRAIDAGRARAARPSTPTADVIDIGTAPSAEAAALERVDTEAAVRLVATLPPHQAEMVMLRVVAGLSVAEVAAIVDKKPGTVAVNVHRALKKLARTHEGRTTRGVSR
- the rsmD gene encoding 16S rRNA (guanine(966)-N(2))-methyltransferase RsmD, whose product is MTRIIAGRAGGRRLQTPKGDQTRPTSDRVREALFSAIEAWAGSLHDLRFLDLYAGSGAIGLEAWSRGAAAVTLVEADRRTADLIRANARSIGCDVAEVVARSVATVLAEPARASYDLVFSDPPYPLSDEAVATDLALLAEHGWLAEGALVVAERSRRSPEPVWPTGLQPLPGKRRLKKYGETNLWLAEAGPADSLAP
- the rnc gene encoding ribonuclease III translates to MTNYVELRRALGDPTLDPELLERAMTHRSFAYENGGLPTNERLEFLGDSVLGVVVTETLYLAHPDLSEGRLAKLRAAVVNARALAGVARDIGLGAHIKLGRGEEATGGRDKASILSDTVEAVIGAIHLSGGIDVSATVVHLLFDPLIEAASALGAGLDWKTSLQELAADQSLGVPEYVIEDDGPDHMKTFTAQVRVGDKLYGNGTGRSKKEAEQGAAETAYGEISASLGLDADGRPITSGS
- the rpmF gene encoding 50S ribosomal protein L32; translated protein: MAVPKRKMSRSNTRHRRSQWKAVAPSLVTCANPACGAKHLPHRACGTCGQYGARADRRQVL
- a CDS encoding ATP-dependent DNA helicase RecG produces the protein MAITLDSPLTAVLGAATPAKRKRFAEGLGLQTVGDLMRHFPRRYLETGSLTRIDNLRIGQLLCVVGEIAECEIKNYRDRRTGRTAYRVEAVLRTGGPPLKMTFFAKNQGTAGWQARRVAVGNRGVFLGKADRFRDQWQLVNPAMTIFGMGDEAEGEGDGVEDVLDFGPLFPIYPLTKGVETWDIARAVTFARQVLEPVAELLPDALREEYDVLGIQQAYDWVHQPDDRDQVAQAHHRFRFEEALVTQLVLGRRRRARRAEGATARTGGVSEVLAAFDARLPFELTAGQASVGKEIEHDLAQPHPMNRLLQGEVGSGKTLVALRAMLRVVDSGGQAALLAPTEVLAQQHYRSIAAMLGDLGEGGTIFGSGEGTRVELLTGSMTKTQRTGPLSRIASGEAGIVIGTHALLQDQVMFADLGLVVVDEQHRFGVEQRAALTDKAAAPPHLLVMTATPIPRTVAMTVFGDLETSTLTELPAGRAPIQTNVVPLAEQPGWIGRVWERVREEVGKGHQVYVVCPRIAGDEHEAGQVDAVDVRDEDAPVEEAPRPPAAAVEEVVGRLAQGPLSGIRVTGLHGRLPADEKDATMRAFAAGEVDVLVSTTVIEVGVDVANATTMVILDADRFGISQLHQLRGRVGRGGLPGLCLLVSHTEAGSPSRERLEAVASTTDGFVLSRIDLEMRREGDVLGASQAGGRSSLENLRVLRDEDTIVTARQAAEGLLDTDVELGQAPDLAAAVRDLEQSQLAEFVDKS